In the genome of Ostrinia nubilalis chromosome 30, ilOstNubi1.1, whole genome shotgun sequence, one region contains:
- the LOC135085884 gene encoding uncharacterized protein LOC135085884: MMNWLAGLLDRSLEVYGRLVAVPWRCFESFLTVREKQKAVLRILLIVTKHKIHIPELLPALIALEERHWHEIKLAELFGQALACASETERPVSKYRQFMDRQRQKEEIDSYVKLLYYAQIGNPMICDEYHFKMVLQLTARVVGHTKSKCLRILSTYISHTEQTELLSTLDICSLLRELPSESLKLVSDARCLTRGRVVGGVVTCVSHSDRAVRGLAVTVMLNVFEDLFGPKYGEPSAKIPKSHPSKILHNIESPDTYTSSVIESISLAVTDSDAGIASNARERVAKCLNGDDMKIRLAESFLISFCMPATMNKNREPSVCASAFFDLLFRGLRGQERFKLAKLREEALDFRDPLSMSSKLITNTRTYQGSFLSTMGKRARIKLDETQSGINVQIPIDDILGSFLSFAKDKPDVSLALCVEVSRMILANGRGFDTRSSLSRQLCDMLASVGDGTPVAVEMARLMVDNMKTVIE, from the exons ATGATGAACTGGCTGGCAGGTCTATTGGACAGGAGTCTGGAGGTCTATGGTAGATTGGTGGCAGTGCCGTGGAGGTGTTTTGAAAGTTTTCTCACTG TGCGCGAAAAACAAAAAGCAGTACTACGCATTCTTCTAATTGTAACCAAACACAAAATACACATTCCCGAGCTACTACCCGCATTAATAGCTTTGGAAGAAAGACATTGGCACGAGATCAAGTTGGCCGAACTGTTTGGCCAAGCGTTGGCCTGTGCGAGCGAGACGGAGCGACCGGTCTCTAAGTACAGACAGTTCATGGACAGACAGAGACAGAAGGAGGAGATTGATTCTTACGTTAAGTTGCTGTATTATGCGCAGATTGGAAATCCTATGATATGTGACGAGTATCATTTCAA AATGGTCCTGCAACTAACAGCCAGGGTAGTAGGCCACACGAAGTCCAAATGCCTCCGCATACTATCCACCTACATATCCCACACCGAACAGACGGAATTGCTGTCTACCCTCGACATCTGCAGTCTCCTCAGAGAGCTGCCTTCAGAGAGTCTGAAGCTGGTGTCAGATGCGCGGTGCTTGACTCGAGGGAGG gTGGTGGGCGGGGTGGTGACGTGTGTCAGTCACAGTGACAGGGCTGTCAGGGGACTTGCTGTGACGGTGATGTTGAATGTTTTTGAAG aTCTTTTCGGCCCAAAATACGGCGAACCGTCAGCTAAGATTCCAAAATCACACCCGAGCAAAATACTACACAACATCGAGTCACCCGATACGTATACTAGCTCCGTTATTGAGAGTATATCACTGGCTGTGACTGATAGTGATGCGGGTATAGCTAGTAACGCGAGAGAGAGGGTAGCCAAGTGTTTGAACGGAGACGATATGAAGATCAG ACTAGCAGAAAGCTTCCTCATATCGTTCTGCATGCCAGCCACTATGAATAAGAATCGAGAGCCGTCTGTCTGTGCGTCGGCCTTCTTCGACCTGCTATTCAGAGGCCTGAGGGGCCAGGAGAGGTTTAAACTCGCTAAACTGAGAGAGGAAGCCTTGGATTTCAG GGATCCACTTTCGATGTCTTCAAAGCTGATAACGAACACAAGGACGTATCAAGGCTCCTTTTTGAGTACTATGGGAAAACGAGCCCGCATTAAACTAG ATGAAACTCAAAGTGGTATTAACGTTCAAATACCAATCGATGACATCTTAGGATCGTTTCTATCGTTTGCTAAg GACAAGCCAGACGTGTCTCTCGCCCTCTGCGTCGAAGTATCCCGCATGATTCTGGCCAACGGTCGCGGGTTCGACACCCGCTCGAGCCTGTCGCGACAGCTGTGCGACATGTTGGCATCGGTCGGCGATGGTACTCCAGTAGCGGTCGAGATGGCGAGGCTCATGGTGGATAATATGAAGACTGTTATTGAgtga